tcagcaagaagttcacatcttatgaggttaagtacactcaccttgagaggacatgttgcgccctaacttgggtagcacagaagttgaagcactatttgtcatcttacactacttacctcatctctcgtttggatccattaaagtatatttttcagaagcctatgcccacagggaggctcgcaaagtggaagattttgctcacagaatttgacatcatctatgtgaaccggactgcgatgaaagcccaagcattggccgaccatttgacTGAGAACCCAgaggatgaagaatatgagcctttgaagacttacttttctgatgaagaggtaatgcatattgatgagttggaacaagttggagagcacgagaatacagttcaagtttagcagttaggcgcccacctagagagcacgggaatacagttcaagttcagcaatcaggcgcccacctggaaagcacgggaatacatttcaagttcagcaatcaggcgcccacctggagagcacgggaatacaattcaagttcagccgtcaggcgcccacctggagagcacgggaatacaattcaagttcagcagtcaggcgcccacctggagagcacgagaatacaattcaagttcagcaatcaggcgcccacctagagagcacaggaataagttcaagttcagcaattaggctcccacctggagagcccgggaatacaattcaagtttaacagtcaggcgcccacctggagagcccTAGAACACAATTCAAATTCAGTAGtcaggcggccacctggagagcacgggaacacaattcaagttcagcagttaggcggccacctggagagcacaggaacacaattcaagttcagcagtcatgcgcccatctggagagcacaggaatacaattcaagttcagcagtcaggcgcccacctggatagcacgggaatacaattcaagttcagcagtcaggcacccacctagagagcacgggaatacaattcaagttcagcagtcaggcacccacctagagagcacgggaatacaattcaagttcagcagtcaggcgcccacctggagagcatgggaatacagttcaagttcagcagttaggcgcccacccggagagcacgggaatacagttcaagttcagcagtcaggcatccacttggagaaagggaaagcatctcagattataattcgagttcagcaatcaagcgtccacctgaagaaaagggaaagtgTCTCAGATCacaattcaagtcggcaacaaagggacttcatctagaaaatacaagtcaacaaggcaacatgaattacaagatcaagtttgaagatatagataggattcttgtaatgcatagatcatagtttagtctagcttctttttattttgacatggtgtaataaggggttcagtaagcagtagcagcagcagtagtgaaatcacagctcatggtagtcccagctaccaaaacttcccgaactacactaacctgattcctttatagccaaggatatgtagacaaCCTCGGAAGTAGAGTGCGgccaaatctttcaaaaatgcttcccacggagtattcaaacgggcaaaactcgctcgtatacgctcactttatttttgcacgaaaactcttcgtgtttccgagcaaagaggggcagctgtgagcacgtgatttttgccttatatgaattacttccataaattcaaaacaaaataattttttcattgcttgcaattttgtgaatttttgcggcattttcttttattatttgcatattgtctatgcatgttaattttgtttaattaatgaaaaatataaaaatacttggcatgtgcatttaggatttaattatacattttaatattaattggcaaattagttgtttataaaaatggaaaaattacaaaaaaatagtttaatttgcacttttgattttagttttgaattttgagtagttttcttttaatttgttttctttattaattgtggtaattattatttaggtttaattagttttttGATAGGTTAATTAGGTTTTAGGATTTATATAGATTTaaatttaactttgaaaaaaaaagaggaagaaaaagattttttggaaaaattgatttgaaataggaaataagagaagaagagagttagTTTGGCCCAACTTTAAGTAAAATACCCAAGCCCAAGTCGTTTCCCCTCCCAATACCCGGCCAAACCCGTTCAAATAAGCCCAGAACCCTCCCCAGAACCTGCTCTCCCCATCTTTAAAACAAACGACCTCGTTTCGATAGGTGTGACCCCCAGCCATTGATTTCCTTTAGATCTAACGGCTGGGAACTAGGGGTCTTGTGGGTATATTACTGTCTGAACCCCAGAACCCCCCTGCTTCGTCTCTCATCTTCCCCAACTCAAACCCTAGAGACCCCCGCTGCCCAAAAATTCCCACCATCTCCACCAGCGGCACCACCACCAACCAGCCCCAAATCAACACCCTGAAACCCTCTCCATCTTCCCACCCCAAATATCCAAACATTTTCCCTCAAATCCTCTTTAAACTCCTCGAATCTTAAATCCCAAATTCGGGTTCTAAAAGCTAAACCTAAACTTGGGCGTGCATGAGTTTCAGAGCCATTTGGTCACGAAATAGTGTTGTTCACTTGTTttttgacaaagaacaagtgacTAACATTATTTGGGGATGAAGTTGGAGCATCAGGTCTCGAGTTCGAGTATAGCCGTGAGTTCTATCTCTTTTTAGGTCTGTTTCTAGTTTTATCTATTGTCCCTctcccttctttttcttttctttatttgcaaTTTCATCAAATTTTCGGCCGAGTTTGGAATACGTTTGTTTGGTCTTCGTTAGtccttctttttgttcttttggttCCAAAACGGTTCTTCGATCCTGTCTAATTGGTTTAGTTTCTGATTGTTTAAATTGCATGATTTGTTCTAGTTAGTCACCTAGTTAATTAAACCTATAGATTAGGTAATTTTCTGCTTTTGTTTAGGTTAATTAGTTCATTTACCTTCTTTTTGTTGTTGATGGCATTCTAAGGGTTCCGGATCTCCATCTGGGAAGATTTTTGATTAGTTTTAAAATGGTGGCTCTTGAATTGTGGATTTCTGATTGTGAATGGGGCTCTAAAAAATCAGAAGCCCAAAACGGAATATAACATGGGTTGTAAACCAGTATCAAATCCGGCCACTAGGTCAGCTTGACACATTCTAGAATTCTAAAGTAATATTCAGGGGTTTgaggggtaatttgggtagtctaGTCTAGGGAATCTTTGTATAACTGGAATAGAAGCTTCTTGGAAGCTGACTTTGgaattgttttgaaaatttgaaaactaaATAGGGATATCTAGGCaaaaatgaaaacatgaaaatggcCTAAAGACAAATTTGAGTCTCTATTAGTTGCCATATTGCCTTGACTTTAAAGGTATCCCTATCTTTCCATTCAAGGCAGACCTAAAGAGATAAGAATTTTGGAAAAATCAAAATCGACTGAGCTAAGAAAGGATGCTAAAAACTCTTGCATTCTTGGTCTGATTCTGCAATTGGTCTCTCTATTTTGATCCTTCAAAGGACTTTAGTTGATTTTGGGAATTAGAAATGATTTAAAGGCTGTGGGATCACTGTTTTATTGATGGGTTTGAGCTGGTTTCTGCTGCTATTTCTTTTTGCTGAGTTATTGCTGCTATTGTTTATTGTTGTTACTGTTTCTTCTGGATCTCAAATTTGGTTTTTGATTCTGTTTTTTCTATATTCAGGTACATGATTCTGAACCTTATTTAATGTAAGGTTGGAATTGAAAAATGAAATGGAAAAATAGAGTTTAAAGTATAGTAGCAGCTTTATTTATGATTCGACAGTATTTACCCATGTTATGGTGTCTTTAGTAatttgattcatggtatattttagttgattttgaatTTGGATAGTTTAGTTCTCATGCTTGTATTTTATTTGGGAATTGTTGAAATGTTGTAGTAGAAGATTCAAGTTGAATCATATTGTATCTTAAATCTGCTTTACTTTTGGCTAAAACAAGGATCTCGCTTGGTGAAGATTTCAGGTTTAGATTGGTTAAAATGGCTAGTGTAGGTTAAGAATAGATTAATAATATGTAATATGTTGTTTGAAAGATACTGTGAGGAGTTATTTTGCTGTAAATGACCTGTTTCATAGACCCATGTTGAAAATAGTTTAATTGCCTATTAGTCTTGTTTAAAGTTTGGCATGAATCAATTCAGGATCCTATGTCTTGCTAAATGAGGTTAAACCTGTTAGTTTGAGGTCAGGTTTGTTGCTACGGGGAAAGGTTTAAACATACGTTATTTGTATCCAAGGAGGCTCGATCTTGAGTCTTAAGCCTCCAGCGCTCGACCTTTCATTTGGATTGGGCTCTTTTCGGGGCCCAATGTCTGTTTTTCTAATGATGTTGCCATATGGGTCCAAGGTATACTTGACCCAAGAGTACGGATGTAAATTCGGAAATTTAGTTTAGTTGCCTTACATTTAATAATCCAAGTTCCAGAAGTAAAAATGTTGATTCAATAGCATGTTTCATATAGCCTTGTTGTATTTGCATTCTAATTGACTTTGCCCCATCGATTGGGTTCTGAATTCTGCTATAGCATTGGACCAGTTATGCCAGGTTATCCTTTGATGGGCACATTTCAGCTGTGGGCTTCACGTTTGAGCCCATTTGTATCCTCCTGCTTGTTAACAAAATGATTAGTTGGTTGTTGGGTTCCTATCTCACCTGGGCCCCTTTAGTAACTCAATTTGATGTCACGTACTGCTAGCCTGCGAACTATTATCATTGAGGTGAAAATCTTGCCTTAATGTTTGGAAATTCTTCAACCGTTGAATTAATTGGCAAGGCCCTTTAAATTAGTCGAGGCACgtcatttagcgaatttttcatggccctcgcaaagttaaaaatgcgtagttgttgtaggcgcattattttaataattaactttcttaaactcgggtgtgcatttcatctgacccaaatccaaatctcaacaatgttaaataaaatatctcagaTCGCGGGTGTATTTCAAGTGGCGTGATCCAAAGAAGTGTTTTGTATAATGTTGAAATCATCCTAAAAATGAATTAAAACGGttaaaggtaaaaatgcacataggttcataagtGTTTTAAATCAGTTAATTGAGCCGATtataatagttaagcgaccgtgctagaaccacggaattcgggaatgcctaacaccttctcccaggttaacaaaattccttacctggatttctggttcgcggactgtaaaacagagtcaatctttcctcgattcgggatttgaaccggtgacttgtgacaccataaatcatcccaagtggcgactctgaatctaataaataatcacgttttgattgtcacttaaattggaaaaactcccttacccTTTCCCGGggatgtaggtaaaaaggaggtgtgacaactaggagtccctcttcactctaaacgaggtaaacccgacaAGTCGAAGGTCAcattagcatgacagtccaggatagtgtggtaaggtgataaccagtccatccccaatatgacatcaaaatcaatcatatccaaaagtaacaaatctactcgagtctcaagacccccaatcacaactatacatgaacgatggatgcgatctaccacaatagaatcacccatcggtgtagatacataaataggagcactcaaggaatcactaggcatgaccagatacggggcaaaataagatgacacataggagtatgtagaccctgggtcaaatagaactgaagcatctctactacagaCCAGAACAGTACCtctgataactgcatcggaggccTCAACCTCGGTCCTGGCTGGAAGTGCATAACATCGGGTCTAGACCCTACCACTGTAAGCTACGTCCCTCAGATGCCCTCCTATtggttggcctccacctttagCAGCCTGACTTCCACCTCTAACAtctctacccccacccctagctggtttagcgggcggtggaacatctggtgcctgaaccatagcacgggaaccctatTGCTGCGACTGAACACCTACTAATCTCAgacaagccctccggatatgaccatactcaccgcactcaaagcatccacctgagtgttACGGCTGAGggaactgagactgaccctggcgagCCGGATGACCATGAGAATAACTCTGAATAGGAGGTACtctgataggagctgatggtgcgcggtagggctgctgatcagaatactgcatatgagaaccacgaccacctaaagcatcatgagaagtctgaagtgctgaatgaaacggcttcggaggatggcccctactaaaagaatccctgcctccaaatgaggcaccactgaacctgcctgaatgacggggcctcttgtcagacccttgaccaataccctgtgatagaaccatctcaactttcctggccacattggccgcatcctgaaaagaaatctcgcacTCAATCTCCTTAGACAGCTGCAATCGAATCTGCTAAGCGAGTCCCTCAATtaacctcctctctctctctctctctctccctctctctctctctctcggtgggaagtatgataagagcatgatgggccaaagcaataaatctggtctcatactaagtgacggtcatggaaccctgctggaaacgctcaaactgcctccgatagtcctccctctaagtgataggaagaaacttctccaaaaatagctgagagaactgatcctaAGTCAAGGAAGGCGACCCATCTGACCTAGCCAAataataatccctccaccaagtcttagtGGAACCTGACAGATGAAaggcagcaaagtcgaccccattcgtctctactatccccatgttccgaagaacctcatgataGTTGTCTaagtaatcctggggatcctctgaagatgtaccaccataagtagtagtgaacatcttggtgaacctgtccaacctccacaaagcatcggcagacatagatgctccatcaccggtctaagcTACCATACCCggttgaactgctccaactagctgagctgttgtagtctgaaactggggagccatctgttCCGGAGTGCAggtagtgggagtctgtgctcctcccccagtctGATAGATAGCTAGTGCTACAGCAagtaagcctgcccgggtgacactctccatagggcccactagacggactagACCATCCTGAAatactagggtagcaatgaacccctctaggacctgagctaggCCCACCGGAACTGTCTAGGCCGGAACCTCataatcaaactcaacctgaggctctaccgctggtgctgctgctctgggctgagctctaccccttcctcagcctctagcacggcctcggcctcaccctcgccctctgcccctcgtaaaAGTTattgctgggggctcgggctgctgatcagtggatgaggaagcacgtgttatttccatctacgaaagaacagaataaaaattcaattagcattgagaaaccaaaccgcacgacaaagATGAATAAaagtgaaactgttcctaactctgcatcctctgggggataagcacagacgtatctgtaccgatccctcaaactctaccaagcttgtccgtgaattgtgagacctaagcaacctagagctctgataccaacttatcacgacctgaattttccaccctcgggtgtcatgatagcgcctactagtgaaagctacgCAAGCCAATTATTCCAATTATTTAACCCTTTTCATTTTAAATCCCTTAACAGTTCTAAATTAACATTTTATAAACAGCGGAAATATTAAAACGGAAGAATGAAATGTAAAAATTTAAGCTAATACCGATACAAATCCATAACATAAAccacccagaattggtgtcacaatctcacggactatctaagaaagactacaaataaagtctgaacgagaaaatacatgtctgtctttggaatataaaagaatagaaaaaaactagataggaaggggacgccaaggcctttGGACGCCAGCAAGTCTACCTCAggtctcctgatggactgaaggcagcaacccctagctaaggtccATATGTTCTAGTaccgagatctgcacacagtgtagagtgtagtatcagcaaaACCGACCcaatgtgctggtaagtgtcgagcctaacctcgacaaagtagtgactaggctaggacaagactaccaaataaacttgtgcagttaaagcatataTGGCAAGAAATATAACgaaaactagcagttaaagatgggaaggggaacatgctacGGGGGAATATAAAATACCAACAGTAACTCAAgagaaaaacataaagaacatttTAAGGTTTGCATCAATAAGAATAAGGAAACAGTAACAAATCAATATctacttttattatttattgttgcggcgcggaacccgatccaatcatatatcatcgttgtggcatgcaacctgatccaatcatatatcactgttgcggcgtgcaacccgaccactcatgtcctcccttattactccatgttgcggtgtgcaacccgatcccatataatattgttgcggcgtgcaacccaatccaaatatacaattcaacaccaatcacaaatgaatcccggcaagggatcaataaggaaacaacaatgtCTCGACAAGAGAATCAACTATGAGAATAagcacatcccggcaagggaaccaacagtaagaattaaatacgtcatggcaagggaatcagctataaccaaacttataccaacatttaacttcacaaatgaaacATCAACTGGAACCAACAACAATCATATACCACGAGGAGaatcataattcttgcccaacacggagaatcaacaatttaggcatttgtagtatttATCAAGAACACAATgattacaatttaagactcacgggcatgcttgacaacgacatatagatactcgtcaccacacctatacgtcatacactacactagcacatagaAATTAaagcacaatacctattccctcaagctaaggttcgaccaaacacttacctcaatgccacgaacacaattcaagcctcaactatcgctctacatcttgtttccaccaccaattcgcttgtatctagccacaatttacttaacgatatcaataaatgctaactgaatcaattctaatgcatgaaaataggttttctaaagatttttccaaaaagtcaaaaatcgaccccgggcccacatggtcaaaacccaaggttcgaaccaaaacccgattacccattcacccacaaactcaaatatattatttattttgaaaaatcgatgtccaaatccccaaaatttgaaaatcctaagttctacccaaaacacccaatttcccccatgaaaacccttgattttgagttgaaatcatgtgaaaagatgttatagattaaagaaaatgagttagaaatgacttacaatcgatttggagaagaacttttctttgaaaaattgaCCAAGAGAGCATAGGGTTTGagggagtttgaaaaatgaagaattttcggctaagttataatttGCACAGGCGCAgatatcacatttgcgatgtcctattcgcaaatgcgaactcgcaattgcggccaaagcttcgcaattgcgaaggtaggCCTTCCtctgctttcttcgcaaatgcgaacaactgTTAGAAATTGCGGTACTTGCTaaggttgcatttgcgacataagcctcgcaattgcgaaggttccCTGCCCCAGCCCATTATCGCAATTGCGCcatttcttcacaaatgcgagctcgcatttgcgagacaggtTTCACAATTgcaaagcctgcagacctgcaacataaCAGTAGTTTTCCTAAGCCATATTTCACTCCGCgtcttatccaaaactcacccgagccctcggggctccaaaccaaacatgcacgtaagtccaaaaacatcatacagacttgctcgtgcgatcaagtcatcaaaataacatcaaaaactatgaattaagcctcaaattcatgaaatcattcaagAACATTAAAATTTCCAATAGCTCAAataaaggttctatttatactaaacgaactccgattcttaccaaactttacagattcaacttaattatcatataagacctataccgggctccgaaaccacaTACGCgtccgataccatcaatttcaaacctCTTTTCATTTCCacaaactcttataatttcagttaaacaatttctttcaaaaatttatttctcgggcttgggacctcggaattctattccgggtatatgcccaagtcccaaattttactacggaccctacgagaccgtcggATCGCGGGTCTGGAtacgtttaccaagaatgttaaccaaagtcaactttattcaacTTTAAAagtcaatttccttattttacttagttttcacattAAAGCTTTCTAGAAACACGCTCGTACTGTGCATGCATATCGAggtaagacaaaaagatttttttaaggCCTCACAATACAGAATTGACTTGTAACACAAGttataaccttttgggtcatcacataataTCCAAAGAGACCGTTCCAAAAAGTTATTGAGTCTATCTTAAGAaacttatataaagaaaattttggAGCATTTTCGTATGAATAGTTGCAAACCCATGGATACTTCTATAGAGAGAGGTGAAACTTTAAACCTTGAAATGTGTCCCAAGATTGAAAATGAACAGGAAGACATGTCTCGATTTCCATATTTAAGTGTTGTCGGAAGTTTGATGTACGCTATGATGTGTACTCGCCCAGACATTTTTTATGTCGTAGGTCTGGTTAGCAGGTATCAATACAATTTTGGAAGAGATTATTGGAAAGTTGTGAAGAGAAGTTTCAGATACCTAAAGGGAACTGCAGATTATTCACTATGTTATAGTGGAAATGATTTATACTTAAGAGGATATACACATGCTGATTGGGCTGCTGACAGGAATGATAGAAAATCAACATCCAGTTATGCCTTCTTACTTAATGGTGGTGCTATATCACGGAAAAGTAAGAAACAAACCTGTACAACCCTTTCAACGATGGAAGTTGAGTTCGTGACTTGTGCGTATGCAGTACAAGAAGTTGTTTGGTTGAAGAGATTCTTTGAGCATTTGGATATTACAAAGAACTCTTAGGATCCCATGACTCTATATTGTGATAGTTAAGCGGCTATTGCATATACAAAAGATCCTAAGTATCACAGCAAGACCAAGCACATTGACGTCAAGTATAACTTTGTAAGAGACATGGTAGCAAGTAAAGAGATAAATTTCCAATACATTCCTACGCGAAGCATGATAGCTGATCCTTTTACAAAGGCAATATCTAGAGACCTATTTGAGAAACATGTTATGGCTCTAGGTTTGCGAAGGATATGAACATATTTATGTATTGTAAAATGACTTTAGTATTATAATATGCTCATCAAAATTTGACTCTTGAATTTATGCTTATATCTCGTATGCATGTGACGAATGTTTTGCTGATAAAGTATGTCTAACAAGTCACGAGATTGGCTCCCTCACACGAGCAAGCACCTCTAACGTTAAGAATCGTGAAGAGATAAGACCTTATAGAACCTTGGATAATGCGAGGTTATATTTACTTGTAGAGGTCAGTCTTGACAACTAATCAAACTTACGAATTTCACTATTCAATTATGACTTGTTTTGTAAGCCAGATGCAAGTTTCTCTAAGAAGATGGTTTGGGGATTATTGAAGTGAGAAACTCGGGTTAGACGTTTGGAGGTGTCTAGACCAAGATCTATACAGTGTTGAATGATTAAAAAATAAGAAACACGTGCCAACATAAGGTGAGAACACTGTAACATGTGTTTCATACCACGTGTGCTAGCGACCAATGTGATAATAGAATAATGGATCCCTACTTCTTCATTGTGTGAGATCCCGAAAAGTGCCAATCGATGTTGCTACTTTAGCATAGCACTTTCACGACCcaagtttgccctccgtgaactgtcgtgacggcacctagtctctacgactaggtaagcctaacaaatttgcTGAAATAGAAAATAACAGAACAAAACTAGCCAAAActatagaaaaatatcaaaataaaacaTTTAAGATTCCGCTCGGAatatacaatacaactctcaactggaactacatttcccaaaacccagaatctcatgaaatcacaagcttttgaatgtctacaagtatctaactccagaatgtctaaacaaaagaaaatacataagggctAACATTTTaagagagaatagaaagggactcctcggtctgcggacgaggcagatatacctcaaagtctttggaaaatcgcctcgcctcaagggtggtAGGGCTGAgccgaagtacctagatctgcacatgaaaacatgcgcagaaaatggcatgagtacaccacaacagtactcagtaagtgccaa
Above is a window of Nicotiana tabacum cultivar K326 chromosome 8, ASM71507v2, whole genome shotgun sequence DNA encoding:
- the LOC142163382 gene encoding secreted RxLR effector protein 161-like, whose translation is MDTSIERGETLNLEMCPKIENEQEDMSRFPYLSVVGSLMYAMMCTRPDIFYVVGLVSRYQYNFGRDYWKVVKRSFRYLKGTADYSLCYSGNDLYLRGYTHADWAADRNDRKSTSSYAFLLNGGAISRKSKKQTCTTLSTMEVEFVTCAYAVQEVVWLKRFFEHLDITKNS